From a single Okeanomitos corallinicola TIOX110 genomic region:
- a CDS encoding class I SAM-dependent methyltransferase has translation MLENLTKLSYQTCQQSKNYFSLGHKILSTQLQNLLYPQQQPTKRVSPEAIAKLQNRLNQLLETDWQDTQKGIYPESVLFENEWQDFFAYYPQLCLDLPQTWARITQKKYQAFSPEIDQQGYPSYYLQNFHHQTNGYLSDLSANLYDLQVEILFGGTADPMRRRILSPLKGELQKFQQQPQKQIRILDVACGTGRTLKLIRSALPKVSLFGVDLSPAYLRKANQLLSQNPDDLPQLLQANAEELPYLDNYFHAVTSVFLFHELPAAARQTVIEQCFRVTKPGGVFIICDSIQVSDSAELTEMIEGFAKTFHEPYYQDYTKDDLIDRLEKVGFRNIETQIHFLSKYLIAHKPL, from the coding sequence ATGTTAGAGAACTTGACAAAACTGAGTTATCAAACCTGCCAACAAAGCAAAAACTACTTTAGCCTGGGTCACAAAATCCTCAGTACCCAGTTACAAAATTTACTGTACCCTCAACAACAACCAACAAAACGAGTATCTCCAGAGGCGATCGCCAAACTACAAAACAGATTAAATCAGCTACTAGAAACAGATTGGCAAGATACCCAAAAAGGCATATATCCAGAAAGTGTACTATTTGAAAATGAATGGCAAGACTTCTTTGCTTACTATCCACAACTTTGTCTGGATTTACCCCAAACTTGGGCAAGAATCACCCAGAAAAAATATCAAGCATTTTCCCCAGAAATAGATCAACAGGGATACCCTAGTTATTATTTACAAAACTTCCATCACCAAACCAATGGTTATTTAAGTGATTTATCAGCCAATTTATACGATTTACAAGTAGAAATTCTCTTTGGTGGTACAGCCGATCCCATGAGAAGGAGGATTCTATCACCTCTCAAAGGAGAACTACAAAAATTTCAGCAACAACCACAAAAACAAATCCGCATTTTAGACGTAGCTTGCGGTACAGGAAGAACCCTAAAATTAATCAGATCCGCCCTACCAAAAGTCTCATTATTTGGTGTAGATTTATCACCAGCATATTTGCGAAAAGCCAATCAATTACTATCTCAAAATCCTGACGACTTGCCACAACTTTTACAGGCAAACGCAGAAGAATTACCTTATTTAGATAATTATTTCCATGCTGTGACTTCTGTATTTCTCTTTCATGAATTACCAGCCGCAGCACGTCAAACAGTGATCGAGCAATGCTTTCGAGTAACTAAACCAGGAGGAGTTTTTATTATTTGTGATTCAATTCAAGTAAGTGACTCAGCCGAATTAACTGAGATGATAGAAGGCTTTGCGAAAACTTTCCATGAACCATACTATCAGGATTACACCAAGGATGATTTAATAGATAGATTGGAGAAAGTAGGCTTCCGAAATATCGAGACACAAATCCACTTTCTGAGCAAATATTTAATTGCTCATAAGCCACTTTAA
- the glnA gene encoding type I glutamate--ammonia ligase — translation MTTPQEVLKMIQDQNIQMIDLKFIDTPGTWQHLTVFHNQIDESSFTDGVPFDGSSIRGWKGIEESDMMMVLDPNTAWIDPFMAEPTLSIICSIKEPRTGEWYSRCPRVIAQKAIDYLASTGLGDTAFFGPEAEFFIFDDVRYDQTANEGYYHVDSVEGRWNTGRKGKNGEVDGPNLGYKTRFKEGYFPVPPTDTFQDIRTEMLLTMAKCGVPIEKQHHEVATGGQCELGFRFGKLIEAADWLMTYKYVIKNVARKYGKTVTFMPKPIFGDNGSGMHCHQSIWNNGKPLFAGDKYAGMSDMGLYYIGGILKHAPALLAITNPTTNSYKRLVPGYEAPVNLAYSQGNRSASVRIPLAGDNPKAKRLEFRCPDATANPYLAFAAMLCAGIDGIKNKIHPGEPLDKNIYELSPEELAKIPSTPGSLDLALEALENDHAFLTEGGVFSEDFIQNWIDYKLANEVKQMQLRPHPYEFFLYYDC, via the coding sequence ATGACAACCCCACAAGAAGTCTTGAAAATGATTCAAGACCAAAACATTCAGATGATCGATCTGAAGTTTATTGATACACCAGGAACTTGGCAGCATCTCACGGTTTTCCATAACCAGATTGATGAAAGTTCTTTTACCGACGGTGTACCTTTTGATGGTTCTAGTATCCGGGGTTGGAAGGGTATCGAAGAATCTGACATGATGATGGTGTTAGATCCTAACACTGCTTGGATTGACCCCTTCATGGCAGAGCCAACTCTAAGTATTATTTGTAGCATTAAAGAACCACGTACAGGTGAATGGTATAGCCGTTGTCCTCGTGTAATTGCCCAAAAAGCAATAGATTACCTTGCTTCTACAGGTCTTGGTGATACTGCTTTCTTTGGTCCAGAAGCAGAATTTTTTATCTTTGACGATGTTCGTTACGACCAAACCGCTAACGAAGGCTACTATCATGTAGATTCCGTAGAAGGTCGTTGGAATACAGGTAGAAAGGGTAAAAATGGTGAAGTAGATGGACCCAACCTGGGTTACAAAACACGCTTCAAAGAAGGTTACTTCCCAGTTCCCCCCACTGATACCTTCCAAGACATCAGAACTGAAATGTTGTTGACAATGGCCAAATGTGGCGTACCCATTGAAAAACAACACCATGAAGTTGCTACCGGTGGTCAGTGTGAACTCGGTTTCCGCTTTGGTAAATTAATCGAAGCTGCTGACTGGTTAATGACTTACAAATATGTCATCAAAAACGTGGCGAGAAAATACGGCAAAACCGTTACTTTCATGCCTAAACCTATTTTTGGTGATAATGGTTCTGGTATGCACTGTCACCAGTCTATTTGGAATAATGGCAAACCTCTGTTTGCTGGTGACAAATATGCTGGTATGAGCGATATGGGTTTATACTACATCGGTGGTATTCTTAAACACGCTCCTGCTTTGTTGGCTATTACCAACCCCACTACCAACTCTTACAAACGTCTTGTTCCTGGTTATGAAGCACCTGTAAACTTGGCTTATTCCCAAGGAAACCGTTCTGCTTCTGTGCGGATTCCTCTTGCTGGTGATAACCCCAAAGCTAAACGCTTAGAATTCCGCTGTCCAGATGCAACAGCTAACCCATATTTAGCGTTTGCGGCTATGCTTTGTGCTGGTATTGATGGGATTAAGAACAAAATCCATCCTGGTGAACCTCTAGATAAGAATATCTATGAACTGTCTCCAGAAGAATTAGCTAAGATTCCTTCTACTCCTGGTTCTTTGGATTTAGCGTTGGAAGCATTGGAAAATGACCATGCTTTCTTAACTGAAGGTGGTGTGTTCTCTGAAGATTTCATCCAAAATTGGATTGACTACAAGCTTGCTAATGAAGTGAAGCAAATGCAGTTACGTCCTCATCCCTATGAATTTTTCCTCTATTACGACTGCTAA
- the apcB gene encoding allophycocyanin subunit beta, with protein MRDAVTTLIKNYDVAGKYFDRNAMDSLKSYFETGTARVQAASAINANAAAIVKQAGSALFEELPELIRPGGNAYTTRRYAACLRDMDYYLRYATYALVAANTNVLDERVLQGLRETYNSLGVPIAPTVRGVQIMKDIVKEQVAAAGVANTAFVDEPFDHITRELSEQDV; from the coding sequence ATGCGCGATGCAGTTACAACTTTAATTAAGAATTATGACGTAGCCGGCAAATATTTTGACCGGAATGCGATGGATAGCCTCAAGTCCTACTTTGAAACTGGTACGGCTAGAGTCCAAGCTGCGTCTGCGATTAATGCTAATGCGGCAGCTATTGTTAAACAGGCTGGTTCTGCGTTGTTTGAGGAACTACCAGAATTAATTCGTCCTGGTGGTAATGCTTATACAACTCGCCGTTACGCGGCTTGTTTGCGTGATATGGATTATTATCTGCGCTATGCTACTTATGCACTGGTTGCAGCTAATACCAATGTGTTGGATGAGCGTGTTTTACAAGGTTTGCGTGAAACCTATAATTCTTTGGGTGTGCCTATTGCTCCCACTGTGCGCGGTGTACAGATTATGAAGGATATCGTGAAGGAACAAGTTGCAGCTGCTGGTGTTGCTAATACTGCTTTTGTGGATGAACCTTTTGATCACATTACCCGTGAGTTGAGTGAGCAGGATGTGTAA
- a CDS encoding DM13 domain-containing protein: MKFPHLAIFTLVTLLTVSCAKEVTSTPANNQTTTENQTESLTTVAAAVGKSTNFQTLEHKTQGKLTVTNENGTNYLQFDQSFKTDNGPDLFVVLYRGDVPPESGIKEKDYISVAALQKIKGSQRYALPQNVKLANFKSVAIWCRKFNATFGYASLPAK, encoded by the coding sequence ATGAAGTTTCCACATTTAGCGATTTTTACCCTCGTTACCCTTCTTACTGTCAGTTGTGCAAAAGAAGTAACATCAACTCCTGCAAATAATCAAACTACCACAGAGAATCAAACCGAGTCGCTAACAACCGTCGCTGCTGCTGTAGGAAAGTCTACAAATTTTCAGACTTTAGAACACAAAACTCAAGGTAAATTAACTGTTACCAATGAAAATGGGACTAACTATTTACAATTTGATCAAAGTTTTAAAACTGATAATGGTCCCGATTTATTTGTAGTTCTCTATCGTGGTGATGTACCACCAGAATCTGGAATCAAAGAGAAAGATTATATTAGTGTTGCTGCTTTACAAAAAATTAAGGGTTCTCAACGTTATGCTTTACCTCAAAATGTAAAGTTAGCTAATTTTAAATCTGTGGCTATTTGGTGTCGCAAGTTTAATGCTACTTTTGGTTATGCTAGTTTGCCTGCTAAATAA
- a CDS encoding ATP-binding protein: protein MKIINGFWQKFDIFSLRLRLILGIALVSTVGLSGLAGWTTWKMQKILINSHKADISKIADRLPRDVQLYHEMMSVEISLQKAIKNLSNQDTFLWVKSSDQKIIAKSNNWNTLSPTIAIELMSLTEMSTQPELGQVNQHYFVLCGGNLSVDGQVLGKLFVVKDITNEQLMFMAMVRSLSIASIFVIIIISGIIAIYIQHSLQPLRHLSQMTTVISLSDLGQAELNIKNAPTEVKELTHTFNKMLSRLAQSWEQERQFVSNVSHELRTPLTIVNGYLQSVLRRQNNLNSTQLEALTTASLETERTIRLLQDLLDLARADNGYLHFQKQICDLNELISEVVKMAEKYSQRVIKFETINQVIAAKIDYNRLKQVVINLIDNAVKYSPSDTEIIVKLNLEDTEVIIQVCDQGYGIPLQHQSRIFERFYRVDEARTTTGGCGLGLSIVKTLIESMGGKVSVRSHLGAGSIFTISLPASALPDHI from the coding sequence GTGAAAATAATAAATGGTTTTTGGCAGAAATTTGATATTTTTTCCCTGCGATTACGCCTAATTTTAGGTATTGCTTTGGTTTCTACTGTTGGACTCAGTGGACTCGCTGGTTGGACAACTTGGAAGATGCAAAAAATTTTAATTAATAGTCATAAAGCTGATATTTCTAAAATTGCTGATCGTCTCCCCCGTGATGTACAACTTTATCATGAAATGATGTCTGTAGAGATAAGTTTACAGAAAGCAATTAAAAATTTATCAAATCAAGATACGTTTTTATGGGTGAAAAGTTCAGATCAAAAAATTATCGCTAAATCTAATAACTGGAATACGCTATCACCGACAATTGCTATTGAGTTAATGTCTTTAACTGAGATGTCTACTCAACCAGAATTAGGTCAGGTAAATCAACATTATTTTGTGTTATGTGGTGGCAATTTATCCGTTGATGGTCAGGTTTTGGGTAAGTTATTTGTGGTTAAAGATATCACTAATGAACAACTTATGTTTATGGCAATGGTAAGGAGTTTGTCTATTGCTAGTATTTTTGTTATTATTATTATTTCTGGAATTATTGCTATTTATATTCAGCATTCTTTACAACCTTTACGTCATTTAAGTCAAATGACTACTGTTATTTCTCTTTCTGATTTAGGACAAGCAGAATTAAATATCAAAAATGCTCCCACTGAAGTTAAAGAATTAACTCATACTTTTAATAAAATGTTATCTCGTCTTGCCCAATCTTGGGAACAAGAACGGCAATTTGTTAGCAATGTTTCCCATGAACTACGCACTCCATTAACGATTGTCAATGGTTATTTACAAAGTGTTTTAAGAAGACAAAATAATTTAAATTCTACCCAATTAGAGGCTTTAACTACCGCATCTCTAGAAACAGAACGTACTATTAGACTTTTACAAGATTTACTAGATTTAGCTAGGGCTGATAATGGTTATTTACATTTCCAAAAACAAATTTGTGATCTCAATGAATTGATTTCAGAAGTCGTGAAGATGGCAGAAAAATATAGCCAAAGAGTTATTAAATTTGAAACTATTAATCAGGTCATTGCTGCGAAAATAGACTATAATCGCCTTAAACAAGTTGTTATAAATCTGATTGATAATGCTGTTAAATATTCCCCCTCCGACACAGAAATAATTGTGAAATTAAACTTAGAAGATACAGAAGTAATTATTCAAGTTTGTGATCAAGGTTATGGTATTCCGCTACAACATCAATCCCGGATTTTTGAAAGATTTTACCGTGTAGATGAAGCCCGTACTACTACAGGAGGTTGTGGTTTGGGGTTGTCAATTGTTAAGACTTTGATTGAAAGTATGGGGGGTAAAGTAAGTGTGCGATCGCATTTAGGAGCAGGCAGCATTTTTACAATTTCCTTACCAGCATCAGCACTACCTGATCACATTTAA
- a CDS encoding response regulator transcription factor, translated as MTHILLVEDEVKIARLIELELSYEGYQVSVAYDGLTALTAARELNLDLIVLDWMLPGMSGLEICRRLRSTGNQVPIILLTAKDEVSDRVAGLDAGADDYVVKPFSIEELLARVRANLRRIKETTGENILKFADLSLNRLTREVYRSQRLIELTAKEFDLLDYLLSHPRQVITRDRILEEVWGYDFMGDSNIIEVYIRYLRLKLEANNEKRILQTVRGVGYVLRD; from the coding sequence ATGACGCACATCTTACTGGTTGAAGATGAAGTCAAAATAGCTCGATTAATAGAATTAGAATTGAGTTATGAAGGCTATCAAGTCAGCGTGGCCTATGATGGACTAACAGCACTGACAGCAGCAAGGGAATTAAATCTAGACTTAATTGTTTTAGATTGGATGCTACCTGGTATGTCAGGGTTAGAAATTTGCCGACGCTTACGGAGTACCGGAAATCAAGTCCCAATCATTTTATTAACAGCTAAAGATGAAGTCAGCGATCGCGTAGCTGGTTTAGATGCCGGTGCTGATGACTACGTGGTAAAACCCTTTAGTATCGAAGAATTACTAGCTAGAGTCCGCGCCAACCTCCGCAGAATCAAAGAAACAACCGGAGAAAATATCCTAAAATTTGCTGACTTGAGCTTAAATAGGCTTACTAGAGAAGTATATCGAAGTCAGCGATTAATAGAATTAACAGCCAAAGAATTTGATTTACTAGATTATTTACTCAGTCACCCTCGACAAGTAATCACACGCGATCGCATCCTAGAAGAAGTTTGGGGTTATGATTTCATGGGTGACTCCAACATCATAGAAGTATACATCCGCTACTTACGTCTCAAACTAGAAGCCAACAACGAAAAACGAATATTGCAAACCGTGCGCGGTGTTGGTTACGTATTGCGAGATTAA
- the arsM gene encoding arsenosugar biosynthesis arsenite methyltransferase ArsM: MTYLETAAQFYSEVAQTPEVGLCCVQSTPLQLPGLSIPLAMQEMNYGCGTTVHTNELANEPTVLYVGVGGGLEALQFAYFSRRPGAIIAIEPVAEMREAAQRNLEIAAQENPWFDPSFVEIRSGDAFNLPVDDAAIDIVAQNCLFNIFEPKDLTIALQAAYRVLKPGGRLQMSDPIATRPIPLHLQQDQRLRAMCLSGALTYQEYTQLIINAGFGQIEIRARRPYRLLDKQTYNLAENLLLESLDSVAFKVQIPEDGACIFTGKTAIYAGAKPFFDDNAGHILQRGIPAAVCDKTAAKLATIKPTEIMVTDSTWYYDGGGCC, from the coding sequence ATGACATATTTAGAAACCGCTGCTCAATTTTACAGTGAAGTTGCCCAAACACCAGAAGTAGGACTTTGTTGTGTACAAAGTACACCCCTGCAACTACCAGGATTAAGCATACCTTTAGCTATGCAGGAAATGAATTATGGTTGTGGAACTACAGTTCATACCAATGAATTAGCAAATGAACCTACAGTTTTATATGTTGGTGTTGGTGGTGGTTTAGAAGCCTTGCAATTTGCTTACTTTTCCCGTCGTCCAGGTGCAATTATCGCCATTGAACCAGTAGCAGAAATGCGCGAAGCTGCTCAAAGAAATTTAGAAATTGCTGCTCAAGAAAATCCTTGGTTTGATCCTAGTTTTGTAGAAATTCGTTCAGGAGATGCCTTTAATTTACCAGTAGATGATGCTGCCATTGATATAGTCGCCCAAAATTGTCTTTTTAATATTTTTGAACCCAAAGATTTAACCATTGCTTTACAAGCAGCATATCGGGTATTAAAACCTGGTGGAAGATTGCAAATGAGCGACCCCATTGCTACCCGTCCCATACCCCTACATTTACAACAAGATCAACGACTGAGAGCCATGTGTTTATCAGGTGCGCTCACATATCAAGAATATACACAACTAATTATTAATGCTGGCTTTGGTCAAATTGAAATTCGCGCCCGTCGTCCCTACAGATTATTAGATAAACAAACTTATAATCTAGCAGAAAACTTACTATTAGAAAGTCTTGATTCTGTAGCTTTTAAGGTACAAATACCTGAAGATGGAGCTTGTATATTTACAGGTAAAACTGCTATTTATGCAGGTGCTAAACCATTTTTTGATGACAATGCCGGACATATTTTACAACGTGGTATTCCTGCCGCCGTTTGTGATAAAACCGCAGCTAAATTAGCAACTATAAAACCTACGGAAATTATGGTGACAGATTCTACATGGTATTATGACGGCGGTGGTTGCTGTTAA
- the arsS gene encoding arsenosugar biosynthesis radical SAM (seleno)protein ArsS (Some members of this family are selenoproteins.) — MIETRITPFSEKIVSPLNKKEINILQINLGKRCNLACNHCHVEASPKRTEELSQEICQDLIEIIYKFPQIKIVDLTGGAPEMNYGFKSLVKAAKKTGKQVIVRSNLTIYFVAGFEYLPEFFAENQIRIVASLPCYLADNVDKMRGNGVFDDSIQALQWLNKLGYGKDPNLILDLVYNPQLPENEKFSLTPEQHNLEIAYKQFLKNNFNIVFNNLFTITNLPVGRTKFHLERKQLYSSYLQFLESQFNQSTVDNLMCLEQISVDYLGNIYDCDFNQMMNLPATDKDGNHLTVSKLLKSGSLDLINEIKTADYCYGCTAGCGSSCGGALV; from the coding sequence ATGATAGAAACAAGAATTACACCTTTTTCAGAAAAAATAGTTTCACCTTTAAATAAAAAAGAAATCAACATTCTACAAATAAATTTAGGTAAACGTTGTAATCTTGCTTGTAATCATTGTCATGTAGAAGCAAGTCCCAAAAGAACAGAAGAACTTTCACAGGAAATATGTCAAGATTTAATTGAAATTATTTATAAATTTCCGCAAATTAAAATTGTAGACTTAACCGGTGGCGCACCAGAAATGAATTATGGTTTTAAGTCATTGGTGAAAGCTGCAAAAAAGACAGGTAAACAAGTAATTGTTAGGTCAAATTTAACTATTTATTTTGTCGCAGGTTTTGAATATTTACCAGAATTTTTTGCAGAAAATCAAATCCGAATTGTGGCATCTCTCCCCTGTTATTTAGCAGATAATGTAGATAAAATGCGTGGCAATGGTGTTTTTGATGATTCTATTCAAGCCTTACAATGGTTAAACAAATTAGGTTATGGCAAAGATCCAAATTTAATTTTAGACCTGGTTTATAATCCCCAATTACCAGAAAATGAAAAATTCTCTCTCACTCCAGAACAACATAATCTAGAAATTGCTTATAAACAGTTTTTAAAAAATAATTTTAATATTGTTTTTAACAACCTTTTCACCATTACTAATTTACCTGTAGGTAGAACTAAATTTCACTTAGAACGTAAACAACTTTATTCTAGCTATTTACAGTTTTTAGAATCACAATTTAATCAAAGTACAGTAGATAATTTAATGTGTCTTGAGCAAATCTCCGTAGATTATTTAGGGAATATCTATGATTGTGATTTTAACCAGATGATGAATTTACCTGCAACTGATAAAGATGGTAATCATTTAACAGTTAGTAAATTATTAAAATCTGGTAGTTTGGATTTAATTAACGAAATCAAAACCGCTGATTATTGTTATGGTTGCACTGCTGGATGTGGTTCTAGTTGTGGAGGAGCTTTAGTGTAA
- a CDS encoding adenylate/guanylate cyclase domain-containing protein, whose translation MSPQQPNLETNTDLMISVNSQDPYQVQNNTSPVVSLATRKGTFSQFLAPLTQESFKHVAQEVENKLQIVNETLSMLDYQGFETILQEMLHSITLKTGELLGADRTTIFLLDEENQELWSILAAAESGKLLEIRIPADKGIAGEVATFKKVVNIPYDFYSDPRSIFAQQQDQKNGYRTYTMLALPLLNDHGDLVAVVQLLNKLKYLHNPNDPLAERIDNRGFTSADEKLFQDFAPSIRLILESSRSFYIATQKQRAAAALMKAIKSLSQSSLDLEDTLKKVMDEAKELMNADRSTLWLIDRERNDLWTKIIQDNGTKKELRVPIGQGFVGIVALSEKSLNIPFDLYKHPDSKTAQKLDEENGYRTCSLLCMPVFNSDQQLIGVTQLVNKKKVGEFPPYNPEHWPEAPQCFQASFDHNDEEFMEAFNIQAGVALQNAQLFAKVKQQEQMQRDILRSLSNGVISANKSGYVITANESAKRLLGYSTEANIEGMLVNDLVNIKEGDFSKWFADALHPNDPKARQQYYPDRTLLTTSQEQHSVNLSLNTIANTEDETKSCGALVVMDDISDEKRLKSTMYRYMTQELAEELLKLDDAKLGGDRKEVTILFSDIRGYTTLTENMPAEEVVSMLNEYFESMVEAVFKHKGTLDKYIGDAIMAVFGSPLPLEKHARMAVETSLEMRYRLQELNEHREAINQSRIKIGIGINSDTVISGNIGSSKRMEFTAIGDGVNLGSRLESVSKQYGCDIIISDNTYKFCHQDVWARELDFIRVKGRNEPVSIYELIGMQTDPIDSKKHELIEHYHKGREYYLQRQFIQAQTEFVKALTADNNDKASMLYLGRCQHWIQSPPTDETWDCGVWTFNEK comes from the coding sequence ATGTCACCTCAACAACCAAATCTCGAAACCAACACAGATTTGATGATTAGTGTTAATAGTCAAGATCCATATCAGGTGCAAAATAACACTTCACCAGTAGTCAGTTTAGCAACAAGAAAAGGGACTTTTTCTCAGTTTCTAGCTCCTTTGACTCAGGAAAGTTTTAAACACGTAGCGCAAGAAGTTGAGAACAAATTACAGATTGTAAATGAAACCTTGTCCATGTTGGACTATCAAGGTTTTGAAACAATTCTTCAGGAAATGCTACATTCAATTACCTTGAAAACAGGGGAATTGTTAGGAGCAGATCGGACAACAATATTTTTACTAGATGAAGAAAATCAAGAACTGTGGTCTATTTTAGCAGCAGCAGAAAGTGGGAAACTCTTAGAAATTAGAATTCCTGCTGATAAAGGTATTGCTGGGGAAGTAGCAACATTTAAAAAAGTTGTGAATATTCCCTATGATTTTTATAGCGATCCCCGCTCGATATTTGCCCAACAGCAAGATCAAAAAAATGGCTATCGCACATACACAATGTTGGCTTTACCGCTATTAAATGATCACGGAGATTTAGTAGCAGTAGTTCAATTACTAAATAAATTAAAATACTTACACAATCCAAATGATCCTCTGGCAGAACGGATTGACAATAGGGGTTTTACCAGTGCTGATGAGAAATTATTTCAAGATTTTGCCCCATCAATTCGCTTAATTTTAGAATCATCTCGTTCCTTTTATATTGCCACTCAAAAGCAAAGAGCAGCAGCAGCTTTAATGAAAGCAATTAAGTCTCTAAGTCAAAGTAGTCTTGATTTAGAAGATACTCTGAAAAAGGTAATGGATGAAGCTAAAGAATTGATGAATGCAGATCGCAGTACCCTGTGGTTGATAGATCGAGAACGCAATGACTTATGGACAAAAATTATTCAAGATAATGGTACAAAAAAAGAATTAAGAGTACCCATAGGTCAAGGTTTTGTGGGTATAGTAGCATTATCTGAAAAATCACTAAATATTCCCTTTGATTTATATAAACATCCAGATTCAAAAACCGCTCAAAAACTGGATGAAGAAAATGGCTATCGCACCTGTAGTTTATTGTGTATGCCAGTTTTTAATAGTGATCAACAATTAATTGGTGTGACGCAATTAGTCAATAAAAAGAAAGTAGGCGAATTTCCACCCTATAACCCTGAACACTGGCCGGAAGCTCCTCAATGTTTCCAAGCTAGTTTTGATCACAATGATGAAGAATTCATGGAAGCATTTAACATTCAAGCTGGGGTAGCATTACAAAATGCCCAGTTGTTTGCCAAAGTTAAACAACAAGAACAAATGCAGCGTGATATTTTACGCAGTCTTTCCAATGGTGTAATTTCTGCCAATAAATCTGGATATGTGATCACTGCAAATGAAAGTGCTAAACGTTTACTGGGTTACTCTACCGAAGCAAATATCGAAGGAATGTTAGTTAATGATCTGGTGAATATTAAAGAGGGAGATTTTAGTAAGTGGTTTGCAGATGCTTTACATCCAAATGATCCCAAAGCCAGGCAACAATACTATCCAGATCGCACACTGCTAACTACTAGCCAAGAACAACACAGCGTTAATTTATCACTGAATACCATTGCTAATACCGAGGATGAAACTAAATCCTGTGGTGCATTGGTGGTCATGGATGATATTAGTGATGAAAAACGGCTAAAAAGTACCATGTACCGCTACATGACTCAGGAATTAGCGGAAGAATTACTCAAATTAGATGATGCTAAATTAGGGGGCGATCGCAAAGAAGTTACGATCTTATTCTCTGATATTCGTGGTTACACCACTCTGACAGAAAATATGCCAGCTGAAGAAGTGGTAAGTATGCTGAATGAATACTTTGAATCCATGGTGGAAGCTGTCTTTAAACATAAAGGTACGCTCGATAAATATATCGGTGATGCCATTATGGCCGTCTTTGGTTCTCCCTTACCCTTAGAAAAACACGCCCGGATGGCGGTAGAAACTTCTTTAGAAATGCGCTATCGTCTACAGGAATTAAATGAACATCGAGAAGCAATTAATCAATCAAGAATTAAAATTGGGATCGGCATTAATTCCGATACTGTGATTAGCGGTAATATCGGTTCTAGTAAACGGATGGAATTTACTGCTATTGGTGATGGTGTGAATCTTGGTTCTCGCTTAGAAAGTGTCAGTAAACAGTATGGTTGCGATATTATTATCAGTGACAATACTTATAAATTCTGCCATCAAGATGTTTGGGCTAGGGAACTAGATTTTATTCGTGTCAAAGGGAGAAATGAACCTGTATCTATCTATGAATTGATTGGTATGCAGACTGATCCTATTGACAGTAAAAAACATGAACTAATTGAGCATTATCACAAAGGACGTGAATATTATCTACAACGTCAATTTATACAAGCTCAAACTGAATTCGTGAAAGCCTTAACTGCGGATAATAATGATAAAGCCTCAATGTTATATCTAGGCCGCTGTCAACATTGGATACAGTCACCTCCAACAGATGAAACTTGGGATTGTGGTGTGTGGACTTTCAACGAGAAATAG